From one Synechocystis sp. PCC 6803 substr. PCC-P genomic stretch:
- a CDS encoding FAD-dependent oxidoreductase, whose amino-acid sequence MTELPPNPNSTVVSRRTALKLLGVGTLGGAIGYSRLAKPQPARYDTDRLDLPQYLSQLKSVVVVGAGLAGLASAYELSKRGFKVTLLEKSPNLGGKVAGWPIQVGEETFQMEHGFHGFFPQYYNLKSIVNELAIADNFRSLDFYSLVFKEGYEPEVFRPSHSAFPWNIVDLTISSPNRLRWGINLTKPAHWQVFRAITGFQIPKSYDQLDSITVSDWVAKGFPKGLYDLYFLPFAKSSLNAPDVLSAGELMQFFHFYFFGNPEGLAFNGTKDDMVTSLVMPMVESIKAHGGQIITEATVSAINCDQGLIQSLQYVQGDDPVSDVPFTVPRNDLLTQANPGGNVYYGAGDRVYWAKPEGKEALSLTCSHQGCTVAKQENGQFICPCHGAVYDADGQVIQGPAKRNLAKFAVKPGSSATEVQLVSRTKDKPPAQTLKADYYVLAADVVGMKNLADRLGGDVNPQFVQQVKNLAVADPFAVARFWFDQDFEWPHSNFASLSGYRLTDSITLYHRIQNQFIAWAERTGGSVVELHAYCYKEKEFPTQGDLLATFEQELYEIVPSLATAKLLHRELVNQKNFSGFPPNSYGDRPETETPVANLLFAGDWVKMPFPCGLMERAISSGLLSANAICHQEGLQRRELLTVMPEGILQI is encoded by the coding sequence ATGACTGAATTACCCCCCAATCCTAATTCCACCGTTGTTTCCCGTCGTACTGCGCTCAAGCTTTTAGGGGTGGGTACCCTGGGGGGCGCCATTGGTTATTCCCGTTTAGCTAAGCCCCAGCCGGCCCGGTACGATACTGATCGCCTAGATTTGCCGCAATATTTGTCCCAACTAAAGTCGGTGGTGGTGGTGGGAGCTGGTTTAGCTGGTTTAGCTTCAGCCTATGAACTGAGCAAGCGGGGCTTTAAGGTTACCCTTTTGGAAAAATCGCCAAATTTAGGGGGCAAGGTGGCGGGCTGGCCCATCCAGGTGGGGGAAGAAACTTTCCAGATGGAGCACGGTTTCCACGGCTTTTTCCCCCAGTATTACAACCTCAAAAGCATTGTTAATGAATTGGCGATCGCCGACAATTTTCGTTCCCTTGATTTCTATTCTTTAGTCTTTAAAGAGGGCTATGAGCCGGAGGTGTTTCGCCCTAGCCATTCCGCCTTTCCCTGGAATATTGTCGATCTGACCATTTCTTCCCCGAACCGATTGCGCTGGGGCATTAATTTAACCAAGCCTGCCCATTGGCAAGTTTTTCGAGCCATTACAGGTTTTCAAATTCCCAAAAGCTATGACCAACTAGATAGCATCACCGTCAGTGATTGGGTGGCGAAGGGTTTCCCCAAAGGTTTGTACGATCTTTACTTCCTACCCTTTGCCAAATCTAGCTTGAACGCCCCCGATGTGTTGAGTGCGGGGGAATTGATGCAGTTTTTCCATTTTTACTTTTTCGGTAATCCCGAAGGCCTAGCTTTTAATGGCACCAAGGACGATATGGTGACTAGTTTGGTCATGCCTATGGTGGAATCCATCAAAGCCCACGGCGGACAAATCATCACCGAAGCCACCGTTAGTGCGATTAACTGTGACCAAGGTTTAATCCAATCCCTCCAGTATGTGCAGGGGGATGATCCGGTCAGCGATGTGCCGTTTACTGTGCCCCGCAATGATCTGCTTACCCAGGCAAACCCAGGGGGGAATGTTTACTATGGCGCTGGCGATCGGGTTTATTGGGCTAAGCCAGAAGGAAAAGAAGCTCTATCCCTCACCTGTAGCCATCAAGGTTGCACCGTTGCCAAACAGGAGAATGGTCAATTTATCTGTCCTTGCCATGGCGCTGTGTATGATGCGGATGGTCAAGTTATCCAAGGGCCAGCTAAGCGAAATTTAGCCAAGTTTGCGGTTAAACCGGGAAGTAGTGCCACGGAAGTACAGTTGGTGTCCCGCACCAAGGACAAACCACCGGCGCAAACCCTCAAAGCAGATTATTATGTGCTGGCGGCGGATGTAGTGGGCATGAAAAACCTGGCCGATCGCCTGGGGGGAGATGTTAATCCCCAATTTGTCCAACAGGTGAAAAACCTAGCGGTGGCGGATCCCTTTGCAGTGGCCCGGTTTTGGTTTGATCAAGATTTTGAATGGCCCCACAGTAACTTCGCCTCCCTATCCGGTTACCGTTTAACCGATAGCATTACCCTTTATCACCGAATCCAAAATCAATTTATTGCCTGGGCGGAACGCACCGGGGGCAGTGTGGTGGAGTTACACGCCTATTGCTACAAAGAAAAAGAGTTCCCCACCCAGGGGGATTTGTTAGCCACCTTTGAGCAGGAATTGTACGAAATTGTCCCCTCGTTAGCTACGGCAAAACTCCTACACCGGGAATTGGTTAACCAGAAAAATTTCTCCGGTTTTCCCCCCAACAGCTACGGCGATCGCCCGGAGACGGAAACTCCGGTGGCCAATCTTTTGTTCGCTGGGGATTGGGTGAAAATGCCCTTTCCCTGCGGTTTGATGGAGCGGGCCATCAGCAGTGGGCTATTATCAGCCAACGCCATTTGTCATCAAGAGGGTTTGCAACGGCGGGAATTGTTAACGGTGATGCCCGAGGGAATTTTGCAAATTTAG
- a CDS encoding DUF6335 family protein yields MDINQYFANCSDDYLDSEQDNSEQLLLADLTGSEEDGIFFDGLTDRDTGFGHVVRLMRMPHLDNGNLSGGDPDDNWYQAEVVGEEAVGGDNPTPDQNVTEGLLQSMGIASVDGRPVATVRNFGARDERRWELDPDSAEDHQNPQDED; encoded by the coding sequence ATGGATATCAATCAATATTTTGCCAATTGTAGTGATGATTATCTCGATTCTGAACAAGATAATTCTGAGCAACTTTTGCTGGCAGATCTAACAGGATCAGAAGAGGATGGCATTTTTTTTGATGGTTTAACTGACCGAGATACGGGTTTTGGTCATGTGGTTAGATTAATGAGAATGCCCCACCTGGACAATGGCAACCTCAGCGGTGGTGATCCCGATGACAATTGGTATCAAGCGGAAGTGGTAGGGGAAGAAGCCGTGGGGGGCGACAATCCTACTCCCGATCAGAATGTGACGGAAGGATTACTGCAATCCATGGGCATTGCCAGTGTGGACGGTAGGCCGGTGGCCACAGTGAGAAACTTTGGGGCTAGGGATGAACGTCGTTGGGAGTTGGATCCCGATTCCGCCGAAGACCATCAAAATCCCCAGGACGAAGACTAA
- the cobO gene encoding cob(I)yrinic acid a,c-diamide adenosyltransferase, giving the protein MVNSLSDEQYKIKMQKRKALQDERIASAKAEKGLVIVHTGNGKGKTTAALGMVLRSLGHGYRVGIIQFIKGAWEPAEKAAFTPWQDQLTFLALGEGFTWETQDRQRDQAIAHAAWQKALEYIRNPDYQLVLLDEVNVALKLGYLDVETVLAGLQGKPESNHVILTGRGAPQPLIDRADLVTEMTLIKHPFREQNVKAQPGIEF; this is encoded by the coding sequence ATGGTCAATTCCCTGTCCGACGAGCAGTACAAAATTAAGATGCAAAAGCGCAAAGCTTTACAGGATGAGCGCATTGCCTCTGCTAAGGCAGAGAAAGGTCTGGTAATTGTTCACACCGGCAACGGCAAAGGAAAAACCACCGCCGCCCTGGGCATGGTGTTGCGGTCCCTGGGTCATGGTTATCGGGTAGGAATTATTCAATTCATCAAAGGGGCCTGGGAACCGGCGGAAAAAGCGGCCTTTACCCCTTGGCAAGACCAATTAACTTTTTTGGCCCTGGGAGAAGGTTTTACCTGGGAAACTCAAGACCGGCAACGGGACCAGGCGATCGCCCATGCAGCGTGGCAAAAAGCCCTGGAGTATATCCGCAATCCCGATTACCAACTAGTCCTACTGGATGAGGTAAATGTGGCGTTAAAGCTGGGCTATCTGGACGTGGAAACAGTACTAGCCGGCCTGCAAGGGAAGCCGGAATCTAATCACGTTATTTTGACAGGCCGGGGAGCACCCCAACCATTGATTGACCGGGCCGATTTAGTCACAGAAATGACCCTGATCAAACATCCTTTCCGGGAGCAAAATGTTAAGGCCCAACCCGGCATTGAGTTTTAG
- a CDS encoding SpoIID/LytB domain-containing protein: MKKLTSFPFPLFKLFKSLKSSKSFSFQAIAGRWPMSRKWALMLIPLASIGTIPLLLAWSGYGEDPNAIANGKTNSGTEVMADMAGEELIKTLPPLSQIPSPPGSPASGLKSPRPITAENLAKSAPATPTGPAGNISNRAVTFPALGNSAPVQNTNTASVPSAPQSPASGSPQTAPAPPPMASPVDYTPPPLEIRVGIQRDVPSVAIAVSSQGYLQDRQGQGLMSLNAGQGINVTAQGNSLLINGRSVPGVVWFTADANGYLAVGDRWYRGRVLLVPRGDKVLAVNYVNLEHYLTSVVGSEMHSTAPTEALKAQAIAARSYALVHMVRPASQWFDLGDTQRWQVYKGIGSEQGPSHNAVTSTLGQVLSHNGGVVESLYASTDEIVARVHKGRGMSQYGAYDLARQGYNYQQILNRYYPGVEVARVVLKN; the protein is encoded by the coding sequence ATGAAAAAATTAACGTCCTTTCCCTTCCCTTTATTCAAGTTATTCAAATCTCTTAAGTCTTCTAAAAGTTTTTCTTTTCAGGCGATCGCCGGCCGTTGGCCGATGTCCCGTAAATGGGCATTAATGCTAATTCCCCTCGCTTCCATTGGTACTATTCCTCTGTTGTTGGCTTGGAGTGGTTATGGGGAAGACCCCAATGCCATCGCCAATGGCAAAACTAATAGCGGTACCGAAGTAATGGCCGACATGGCCGGGGAAGAATTGATTAAAACCCTGCCGCCCCTGAGCCAAATTCCCTCCCCTCCTGGTTCTCCGGCTTCGGGCTTAAAAAGTCCCCGTCCCATCACTGCCGAAAATTTAGCGAAAAGTGCCCCGGCAACCCCCACTGGGCCAGCGGGTAATATTTCAAATCGTGCTGTTACATTCCCGGCACTTGGGAACAGCGCCCCTGTTCAAAATACCAATACCGCTTCGGTTCCATCTGCCCCGCAATCCCCAGCCTCCGGTAGTCCCCAAACAGCTCCAGCACCGCCCCCCATGGCCAGTCCAGTGGACTACACTCCCCCACCGTTGGAAATTCGGGTCGGCATTCAAAGAGATGTACCCAGTGTGGCGATCGCCGTTTCCAGTCAAGGATATCTCCAGGACCGCCAAGGCCAAGGGCTGATGAGTCTCAATGCTGGCCAAGGAATTAACGTCACTGCCCAAGGTAACAGTCTCCTGATTAACGGTCGTTCTGTTCCCGGCGTAGTCTGGTTTACGGCCGACGCCAATGGTTACCTGGCCGTAGGCGATCGTTGGTACCGGGGACGGGTGTTGTTAGTGCCCAGGGGCGACAAGGTTTTGGCAGTCAACTACGTCAACTTAGAACATTATCTAACCAGTGTAGTCGGTAGCGAAATGCACTCCACCGCCCCCACCGAAGCCCTCAAAGCCCAGGCGATCGCCGCCCGTTCCTATGCCCTGGTCCATATGGTACGCCCCGCCAGCCAGTGGTTTGACCTGGGGGATACCCAAAGATGGCAAGTTTATAAGGGCATCGGCAGTGAGCAGGGCCCTTCCCACAATGCTGTTACTTCCACCCTCGGCCAGGTGTTGAGCCATAACGGTGGTGTGGTGGAATCCCTCTATGCTTCTACGGATGAAATTGTGGCCCGGGTACATAAGGGGAGGGGCATGAGCCAGTATGGAGCCTACGACCTAGCCCGTCAGGGTTATAACTATCAGCAAATTCTCAATCGTTACTATCCTGGGGTGGAAGTGGCTCGGGTAGTGTTAAAAAACTGA
- a CDS encoding NAD(P)H-quinone oxidoreductase subunit H has product MTKIETRTEPMVLNMGPHHPSMHGVLRLIVTLDGEDVVDCEPVIGYLHRGMEKIAESRTNIMYVPYVSRWDYAAGMFNEAITVNAPEKLADIEVPKRAQYIRVIMLELNRIANHLLWLGPFMADVGAQTPFFYIFREREMIYDLWEAASGMRLINNNYFRVGGVAVDLPYGWNDKCEDFCDYFLPKVDEYEKLITNNPIFRRRVEGVGTVTREEAINWGLSGPMLRGSGVKWDLRKVDHYECYDELDWEVQYETAGDCFARYLVRIREMRESVKIIRQALKAMPGGPYENLEAKRLQEGKKSEWNDFQYQYIAKKVAPTFKIPAGEHYVRLESGKGELGIFIQGNDDVFPWRWKIRSADFNNLQILPHILKGVKVADIMAILGSIDIIMGSVDR; this is encoded by the coding sequence ATGACCAAGATTGAAACCAGAACCGAACCAATGGTGCTCAACATGGGGCCCCATCACCCGTCTATGCACGGGGTGTTACGTTTGATTGTGACCCTGGATGGGGAGGACGTGGTGGACTGTGAACCGGTGATTGGTTATCTGCATCGGGGCATGGAAAAGATCGCTGAAAGTCGTACCAATATTATGTACGTTCCCTACGTTAGTCGTTGGGACTACGCCGCCGGTATGTTCAACGAAGCTATTACCGTCAATGCTCCAGAAAAGCTAGCCGACATTGAAGTTCCTAAGCGGGCCCAGTATATCCGGGTGATCATGCTGGAACTGAACCGCATCGCCAACCATTTACTTTGGCTTGGTCCCTTTATGGCGGACGTGGGGGCCCAAACTCCCTTCTTTTATATTTTCCGGGAACGGGAAATGATTTATGATCTGTGGGAAGCTGCTTCTGGCATGCGGTTGATCAACAATAATTATTTCCGCGTTGGTGGGGTAGCTGTGGATTTGCCCTACGGTTGGAATGATAAATGCGAGGACTTTTGTGACTACTTTTTGCCCAAGGTTGACGAGTACGAAAAACTAATTACCAACAACCCCATTTTCCGTCGCCGGGTGGAGGGGGTGGGCACTGTGACCAGGGAAGAAGCCATTAACTGGGGATTATCGGGCCCCATGCTCCGAGGTTCCGGGGTGAAATGGGACCTGCGTAAGGTGGATCATTACGAGTGCTACGACGAGCTTGATTGGGAAGTGCAGTACGAAACCGCTGGGGACTGTTTTGCCCGTTACCTAGTCAGAATTCGGGAAATGCGGGAGTCGGTTAAGATCATTCGTCAGGCCCTCAAAGCCATGCCTGGTGGCCCCTACGAAAATCTGGAAGCTAAACGACTCCAAGAAGGCAAAAAATCCGAATGGAATGATTTCCAATACCAGTATATTGCCAAAAAAGTTGCTCCCACCTTTAAGATTCCTGCCGGCGAACATTACGTGCGCTTGGAAAGCGGTAAGGGAGAATTGGGTATTTTCATTCAAGGCAATGACGATGTGTTCCCCTGGCGTTGGAAAATCCGTTCTGCGGACTTCAACAACCTGCAAATTCTGCCCCACATCCTCAAGGGGGTGAAGGTGGCAGACATCATGGCGATCCTCGGTAGTATCGATATTATCATGGGATCGGTGGACCGCTAG
- a CDS encoding YheT family hydrolase has translation MRSPLLAPSEKCQAWPRFTPPWYLSSGLAMTLYTAFVANQRCLNSARTREPEYISQVMTGSQGVPLHVWRSPIPSQAKGTLIATYGITGSLEDQGFLRQWGRWAYERHYDVILFDWRAHGKTAELSPTLTSDGLYEGEDFVYLAAQAKALGYPGPFWFGGYSLGGQLSLWGVYKGQTLADWGNNDAMLTSFSPTDIGGAMAICPSLDSQRSLNYLTSHPVGRYLEKAIANKLKELAWQLHRHHPGEFDSQAIERANTIWGFDHNLVIDRLGLASVEDYYEVSSALPLLSKIVKPTLLLYAADDPMFHPAIVEELPGLQNQLTGVDLQITPKGGHVGYIANGPCQQASNDPDENWAIHRTLDWLDQKSLA, from the coding sequence ATGCGATCGCCTTTGTTGGCCCCGTCCGAAAAGTGTCAAGCTTGGCCCCGGTTTACTCCCCCTTGGTATCTATCATCGGGCTTGGCCATGACTCTCTACACTGCCTTTGTGGCCAATCAACGTTGCTTAAACTCAGCCCGGACGAGGGAACCTGAATACATCAGCCAGGTAATGACCGGCTCCCAAGGAGTGCCCCTCCATGTTTGGCGATCGCCCATTCCTTCCCAAGCTAAGGGGACATTAATTGCCACCTATGGCATCACTGGCTCCCTGGAAGATCAAGGCTTTTTGCGACAATGGGGACGCTGGGCCTATGAACGGCACTATGACGTAATTTTGTTTGACTGGCGCGCCCACGGTAAAACGGCGGAACTCTCCCCTACCCTCACCTCCGACGGTTTATATGAAGGGGAAGATTTTGTTTATTTAGCCGCCCAAGCAAAGGCTTTGGGTTACCCCGGCCCCTTTTGGTTTGGGGGTTATTCCCTGGGGGGTCAGCTTTCTCTCTGGGGGGTTTATAAGGGTCAAACTTTGGCAGATTGGGGTAACAACGACGCAATGCTAACTTCCTTTTCTCCCACAGACATTGGGGGAGCCATGGCCATTTGCCCTAGCCTTGATTCCCAGCGCTCCCTCAATTATTTAACCAGCCATCCAGTGGGACGATATTTGGAAAAGGCGATCGCCAACAAGCTGAAGGAATTGGCTTGGCAATTGCATCGTCACCATCCGGGGGAATTTGATTCCCAAGCCATTGAACGGGCTAATACTATTTGGGGCTTTGACCACAATTTGGTGATCGATCGCCTCGGATTGGCCTCTGTGGAAGATTATTACGAAGTCAGCAGTGCCTTGCCCCTGTTGAGCAAAATTGTTAAACCAACCCTATTGCTCTACGCCGCCGATGATCCCATGTTCCATCCCGCCATAGTAGAAGAATTACCCGGCTTGCAAAACCAACTTACCGGTGTGGATTTACAGATAACCCCCAAGGGTGGCCATGTGGGCTACATTGCCAATGGTCCCTGTCAGCAGGCTAGCAACGACCCGGACGAAAATTGGGCGATTCACCGCACCCTAGATTGGTTAGATCAAAAATCTTTGGCCTAA
- a CDS encoding IS5 family transposase: MIIREFYSTDITDSQWQLVEPHLPKAKTGGRKRKTSLREILNAIFYMLRTGCAWRLLPHDFPKWRTVYGYFQQWHEDGTWKKLNRIFREKVRLKAGRNTHPSAGCLDSQSLKKAGTGQETGYDGGKKVNGRKRTILVDTMGLLLDVVVHSAHRSDHQGLILLATWFAPLWQCLQVIWTDSTFGGKDFIFWVEHTFGWTLNVVSKKQGQKGFEVLPRRWVVERTFAWFGRYRRLSKDYEYLPTTSETMLYGAMVHLILQRLA; encoded by the coding sequence ATGATAATTCGAGAATTTTACAGCACGGACATCACAGATAGCCAGTGGCAATTGGTAGAACCCCATTTACCCAAAGCAAAAACTGGGGGAAGAAAACGGAAAACTAGTCTGCGGGAGATACTCAATGCTATTTTTTACATGCTCAGAACGGGGTGTGCCTGGCGACTTCTGCCCCATGATTTTCCTAAATGGCGAACGGTCTATGGTTATTTCCAGCAATGGCACGAAGATGGTACCTGGAAAAAATTAAACCGTATCTTCCGTGAGAAAGTTCGGCTCAAAGCTGGAAGAAATACTCACCCTAGTGCCGGTTGTTTAGATTCACAGTCACTTAAAAAGGCTGGAACTGGCCAAGAAACTGGCTATGACGGCGGAAAAAAGGTCAATGGTCGTAAACGCACAATCCTCGTGGATACCATGGGATTACTTCTCGATGTTGTGGTTCACAGCGCTCATCGCTCTGACCATCAGGGTCTGATTCTACTTGCTACCTGGTTTGCTCCCCTTTGGCAGTGCCTGCAAGTTATATGGACTGACAGCACCTTTGGCGGAAAGGATTTTATTTTCTGGGTGGAGCATACTTTTGGTTGGACCTTGAATGTGGTCAGCAAAAAGCAGGGACAAAAAGGCTTTGAAGTCCTACCCCGCCGTTGGGTAGTCGAGCGCACTTTTGCTTGGTTTGGTCGTTATCGTCGTTTAAGCAAGGATTATGAATATTTACCTACCACCAGTGAGACCATGCTCTATGGTGCCATGGTTCATCTCATCCTTCAAAGGCTTGCTTAA
- the coaBC gene encoding bifunctional phosphopantothenoylcysteine decarboxylase/phosphopantothenate--cysteine ligase CoaBC, giving the protein MVKGKRILIGVGGGIAAYKICEVVSQLFQQGAEVRVILTAEAEKFVTPLTFTTLARHPAYGDADFWQPIHHRPLHIDLGEWADIFLIAPLTAHTLAKLGHGFADDLLSNTVLASSCPILLAPAMNTDMWEQEAVQRNLQQLLGDRRYHLLAPNGGLLACDRRGVGRLAEPAQIMHRLQALLFTGGQEDLRGKRILITAGGTQEYLDAVRFIGNPSTGKMGLALAQSAGDRGARVTLIHGPIGDLPIPMGVISMAVVNAEQMEQALAQQAPLADWIVMAAAVADVKPAQTWTGKIAKQDLPDSLPLAPVPDLIAQVSKQKRPHQLLVGFAAQAGDIVTPAKEKLQRKNLDVIVANPIDQPQSGFGTDSNQAVIIDRHGSQTAIAPCSKLAMAHRIWQYLLERI; this is encoded by the coding sequence ATGGTAAAGGGGAAACGCATCCTAATCGGGGTGGGTGGCGGCATTGCGGCCTATAAAATCTGTGAGGTGGTGTCCCAACTATTCCAGCAAGGGGCGGAGGTGCGGGTAATCCTCACTGCCGAAGCCGAAAAATTTGTTACTCCCTTGACCTTTACCACCCTGGCTCGCCATCCCGCTTACGGCGACGCAGATTTTTGGCAGCCCATACATCACCGTCCCCTCCATATTGACCTGGGGGAATGGGCGGATATTTTCCTGATTGCTCCCCTCACGGCCCACACTTTGGCGAAACTAGGCCATGGTTTTGCCGATGATCTACTCAGCAATACGGTGTTAGCCTCCAGTTGTCCGATCCTTTTAGCCCCCGCCATGAATACGGATATGTGGGAGCAGGAAGCGGTGCAAAGGAATTTACAACAATTGCTGGGCGATCGCCGTTATCATCTGTTAGCCCCCAATGGGGGACTGTTGGCCTGTGACCGGCGGGGAGTGGGGCGTTTGGCGGAACCGGCGCAAATTATGCATCGACTGCAAGCACTGCTGTTCACCGGAGGTCAGGAAGATTTACGGGGTAAAAGGATTCTTATCACCGCTGGGGGCACCCAGGAATATCTCGATGCAGTGCGGTTTATTGGTAATCCGTCCACCGGAAAAATGGGTTTAGCTCTGGCCCAGTCGGCCGGCGATCGGGGGGCAAGGGTGACTCTCATCCATGGCCCCATAGGGGATTTGCCCATACCCATGGGAGTAATCAGTATGGCGGTGGTCAACGCCGAGCAAATGGAGCAAGCCTTGGCCCAACAAGCTCCCTTGGCGGATTGGATTGTGATGGCCGCCGCTGTGGCCGATGTTAAACCGGCTCAAACATGGACAGGCAAAATAGCTAAACAGGATTTACCCGACAGTTTGCCGTTGGCTCCGGTACCGGATTTAATTGCCCAGGTGAGCAAACAAAAACGGCCCCATCAATTGCTAGTAGGTTTTGCTGCCCAAGCGGGAGATATTGTTACCCCAGCCAAAGAAAAGTTGCAGAGGAAAAATCTAGATGTAATTGTTGCCAATCCCATTGATCAGCCCCAATCAGGCTTTGGCACCGACAGTAATCAAGCGGTAATTATTGACCGCCACGGTTCCCAAACGGCGATCGCCCCTTGTTCAAAGCTGGCCATGGCCCACCGCATTTGGCAATATCTGTTGGAACGGATTTGA
- a CDS encoding DUF2555 domain-containing protein, producing MSCRRLSTSGVLSMSVQNLSKQDVAALTAEDVAQLAQRLENDDYTDAFEGLRDWHLLRAIAFQREDLAEPYLYLLDNETYDEA from the coding sequence GTGAGTTGCCGACGGTTGTCAACTTCAGGAGTATTGTCCATGTCCGTCCAAAACCTGAGCAAACAAGATGTAGCTGCACTCACTGCCGAGGATGTGGCCCAATTGGCCCAACGGCTGGAAAACGATGATTACACCGATGCTTTTGAAGGGCTGAGGGATTGGCATCTCCTACGGGCGATCGCCTTTCAGCGGGAAGACTTGGCGGAACCCTATCTTTACCTGCTGGATAATGAGACCTATGACGAAGCTTAA
- a CDS encoding alpha/beta hydrolase yields MTNQNMPPETPIIWLNFSPALRRFDRPLLRQLGKSQAILQWDYHQTADEPNCLTVGLDLIGEYLENFHQPVHLIGHSTSGLLALLYARQCPEKVRSLSLLSVGVYPALDWQAHYYSQFDAMRYSRHLLLGQMAHHLFNCRSLRQTQTIVNILENDLLTSISPHSLYKQLIILPNHIAVPLLVAVGETDGIIDTSLFNGWQRWKKPGDRLWLCPEGKYFFQFEHPEITAFQLQQFWRSLQGQEASSSTSLLA; encoded by the coding sequence ATGACAAACCAGAATATGCCCCCGGAAACACCTATCATTTGGCTTAATTTTAGTCCTGCTCTGCGGCGTTTTGATCGTCCTCTACTACGACAATTAGGCAAAAGTCAGGCTATTTTGCAATGGGATTATCATCAAACTGCTGACGAACCCAATTGTCTAACAGTGGGATTAGATTTAATCGGAGAATACCTGGAAAATTTTCACCAACCTGTCCATTTAATTGGTCATAGCACCAGTGGATTGTTAGCTTTATTGTACGCCCGACAATGTCCCGAAAAAGTCCGTTCCCTCTCCCTACTCTCCGTTGGTGTATATCCTGCCCTCGACTGGCAAGCCCATTATTACAGCCAATTTGATGCCATGCGTTACAGCCGTCATTTGCTCCTTGGTCAAATGGCCCACCATCTATTTAATTGTCGTTCCCTACGTCAAACCCAAACCATTGTTAATATTTTGGAAAATGATCTATTAACTTCCATTTCTCCCCATAGTTTGTATAAGCAATTAATTATTTTGCCCAACCACATTGCTGTGCCCCTCTTGGTGGCGGTGGGAGAAACAGATGGCATCATTGACACCAGTTTATTTAATGGTTGGCAACGCTGGAAAAAGCCTGGCGATCGCCTTTGGTTATGTCCTGAAGGAAAATACTTTTTTCAGTTTGAGCATCCAGAGATAACCGCATTTCAACTACAACAATTTTGGCGATCGCTCCAAGGGCAGGAAGCCTCTTCTTCCACTTCTTTGCTGGCTTAG
- the fldA gene encoding flavodoxin FldA, producing the protein MTKIGLFYGTQTGNTETIAELIQKEMGGDSVVDMMDISQADVDDFRQYSCLIIGCPTWNVGELQSDWEGFYDQLDEIDFNGKKVAYFGAGDQVGYADNFQDAMGILEEKISGLGGKTVGFWPTAGYDFDESKAVKNGKFVGLALDEDNQPELTELRVKTWVSEIKPILQS; encoded by the coding sequence ATGACAAAAATTGGACTTTTTTACGGTACTCAAACCGGCAACACTGAAACCATTGCTGAACTGATTCAAAAAGAAATGGGCGGCGATAGTGTGGTCGATATGATGGATATATCCCAGGCTGATGTTGATGATTTTAGGCAATATAGTTGCCTGATTATCGGTTGTCCCACCTGGAATGTGGGGGAACTCCAGAGTGATTGGGAAGGCTTTTATGACCAATTAGACGAAATTGATTTTAATGGCAAAAAAGTAGCCTATTTTGGTGCTGGCGATCAGGTTGGTTATGCAGATAATTTTCAAGACGCCATGGGCATTTTAGAAGAAAAAATCAGTGGATTAGGCGGTAAAACAGTGGGGTTTTGGCCCACCGCTGGCTATGATTTTGACGAATCAAAAGCGGTGAAAAATGGGAAATTTGTTGGTTTAGCTTTGGACGAAGATAATCAGCCAGAGTTAACAGAATTAAGAGTAAAGACATGGGTAAGTGAAATTAAACCAATTTTGCAATCCTAG